In Carassius auratus strain Wakin unplaced genomic scaffold, ASM336829v1 scaf_tig00004584, whole genome shotgun sequence, a genomic segment contains:
- the LOC113070592 gene encoding CD276 antigen homolog isoform X2: MEIRYSQLCFLPVFLFINGVSLQESVEGFIGGSAVLPCSSEESTLTVQDIELVLWRRNYDQNVYEIINGQVSVEGQDPVYRNRVESFPEEYLRGNFSIKLNNLQNTDAGEYWCYIFMKEQVFRIVELSIKERPERQLPSEGTKPRPEMTVLIISALFIGIISSLAVSSHKYVNCVTGVSQHPKPG; this comes from the exons ATGGAAATTag GTATTCACAGCTGTGTTTTCTACCTGTGTTCCTGTTTATAAATGGAG tgtctctgcaggagtCTGTTGAGGGTTTTATTGGAGGTTCTGCTGTTTTACCTTGTTCTTCTGAAGAATCAACGCTCACAGTTCAAGACATAGAGCTAGTGCTCTGGAGACGCAATTACGACCAGAATGTGTATGAGATTATTAATGGTCAAGTCTCTGTGGAAGGACAGGATCCAGTGTACAGGAACAGAGTTGAAAGCTTTCCTGAGGAGTATCTGAGAGGAAACTTCTCCATCAAACTCAACAATCTTCAAAACACTGATGCAGGAGAATACTGGTGCTACATCTTCATGAAGGAACAAGTATTCAGGATTGTTGAGCTTTCGATTAAAG AGAGACCAGAAAGACAACTTCCCAGTGAAGGCACAAAACCAAGACCAGAGATGACTGTTCTGATCATTTCTGCTCTGTTTATTGGTATTATATCTTCATTGGCTGTAAGTTCTCATAAGTATGTC AACTGTGTCACAGGGGTTTCACAGCATCCCAAGCCTGGATAA
- the LOC113070593 gene encoding putative nuclease HARBI1 has protein sequence MRMAGFPGVVGTIDGTHVRIIASSTVNEGTYINRKGIHSINVQVVFDPNYKILDLVPKWPGSTHDARVLSQSGLTGLFKENYVHPGCHLLGDSGYPLKHWLLTPYRRPQGEQQLNCNRAHKVTRAVVESVIGQLKRRLHVLHGEIRHSPERACRIIMACGILHYIFKARDLLLLDDDDEKDDGDDNSDE, from the exons ATGAGGATGGCAGGTTTCCCTGGAGTTGTTGGAACCATCGATGGCACCCATGTACGCATCATTGCCTCCTCAACTGTAAATGAGGGGACATACATCAATCGAAAGGGAATCCACAGCATCAATGTTCAAGTTGTATTTGATCCCAATTACAAGATCCTCGATCTTGTCCCAAAATGGCCAGGGTCAACACATGATGCTCGGGTTCTTTCCCAGAGTGGCCTCACTGGTTTATTCAAAGAAAATTATGTTCACCCTGGATGTCATCTGCTGGGAGACTCGGGTTACCCTTTAAAACACTGGCTTCTCACCCCTTACAGAAGACCTCAAGGAGAACAGCAGCTCAATTGTAACAG AGCACACAAAGTAACAAGAGCTGTGGTGGAGAGCGTAATTGGACAGCTGAAAAGAAGACTCCATGTCCTTCATGGAGAGATTCGACATTCACCTGAGCGTGCTTGTCGCATTATTATGGCTTGTGGCattttgcactatattttcaaagCTCGTGACCTCCTATtgcttgatgatgatgatgaaaaggaCGATGGTGATGATAACAGTGATGAATGA
- the LOC113070592 gene encoding CD276 antigen homolog isoform X1 — MEIRYSQLCFLPVFLFINGVSLQESVEGFIGGSAVLPCSSEESTLTVQDIELVLWRRNYDQNVYEIINGQVSVEGQDPVYRNRVESFPEEYLRGNFSIKLNNLQNTDAGEYWCYIFMKEQVFRIVELSIKERPERQLPSEGTKPRPEMTVLIISALFIGIISSLAVSSHKTVSQGFHSIPSLDKRLNRSSPPSRSHLQHL, encoded by the exons ATGGAAATTag GTATTCACAGCTGTGTTTTCTACCTGTGTTCCTGTTTATAAATGGAG tgtctctgcaggagtCTGTTGAGGGTTTTATTGGAGGTTCTGCTGTTTTACCTTGTTCTTCTGAAGAATCAACGCTCACAGTTCAAGACATAGAGCTAGTGCTCTGGAGACGCAATTACGACCAGAATGTGTATGAGATTATTAATGGTCAAGTCTCTGTGGAAGGACAGGATCCAGTGTACAGGAACAGAGTTGAAAGCTTTCCTGAGGAGTATCTGAGAGGAAACTTCTCCATCAAACTCAACAATCTTCAAAACACTGATGCAGGAGAATACTGGTGCTACATCTTCATGAAGGAACAAGTATTCAGGATTGTTGAGCTTTCGATTAAAG AGAGACCAGAAAGACAACTTCCCAGTGAAGGCACAAAACCAAGACCAGAGATGACTGTTCTGATCATTTCTGCTCTGTTTATTGGTATTATATCTTCATTGGCTGTAAGTTCTCATAA AACTGTGTCACAGGGGTTTCACAGCATCCCAAGCCTGGATAAGAGATTGAACAGAAGCAGCCCCCCTTCCCGATCTCATCTACAGCATCTTTAA
- the LOC113070592 gene encoding CD276 antigen homolog isoform X3, with translation MEIRYSQLCFLPVFLFINGVSLQESVEGFIGGSAVLPCSSEESTLTVQDIELVLWRRNYDQNVYEIINGQVSVEGQDPVYRNRVESFPEEYLRGNFSIKLNNLQNTDAGEYWCYIFMKEQVFRIVELSIKERPERQLPSEGTKPRPEMTVLIISALFIGIISSLANCVTGVSQHPKPG, from the exons ATGGAAATTag GTATTCACAGCTGTGTTTTCTACCTGTGTTCCTGTTTATAAATGGAG tgtctctgcaggagtCTGTTGAGGGTTTTATTGGAGGTTCTGCTGTTTTACCTTGTTCTTCTGAAGAATCAACGCTCACAGTTCAAGACATAGAGCTAGTGCTCTGGAGACGCAATTACGACCAGAATGTGTATGAGATTATTAATGGTCAAGTCTCTGTGGAAGGACAGGATCCAGTGTACAGGAACAGAGTTGAAAGCTTTCCTGAGGAGTATCTGAGAGGAAACTTCTCCATCAAACTCAACAATCTTCAAAACACTGATGCAGGAGAATACTGGTGCTACATCTTCATGAAGGAACAAGTATTCAGGATTGTTGAGCTTTCGATTAAAG AGAGACCAGAAAGACAACTTCCCAGTGAAGGCACAAAACCAAGACCAGAGATGACTGTTCTGATCATTTCTGCTCTGTTTATTGGTATTATATCTTCATTGGCT AACTGTGTCACAGGGGTTTCACAGCATCCCAAGCCTGGATAA